From a region of the Geothrix sp. 21YS21S-2 genome:
- a CDS encoding D-alanyl-D-alanine carboxypeptidase/D-alanyl-D-alanine-endopeptidase yields MIRPILACLLLALPAAADLPAWGRRMEARSVRASAGLWDLQTGKLLEGYETDRALVPASTTKVLSTYALLKTWKPDYEIETEVWGDLRGSTVAGDLVFKGGGDPLLTSERIWLLAEELKARGVTAVKGRVRLDQSAFDDQHFGNGWENTSANTTPPVLPLSVNFNRDRGRMVSEPERYAADTLTRILRQDGIVIEGAAAEAGEPRKLLGFRSPPLRDIVGGINKFSNNFMIEMLVKRFGGGTWPQGVRQIQGFYSTMLGLGPDKVAITDGSGLSKENRLSARTLAIVLRAAWHDFEVGPEMVGSLKIIGGEPFRLHIKDAALARRIRVKTGHLNGVWSACGYLQTRDGKGHVFAIILNGDCAESDVWDQIRAWAD; encoded by the coding sequence ATGATCCGGCCCATCCTCGCCTGTCTCCTCCTGGCCCTGCCCGCGGCGGCCGACCTCCCGGCCTGGGGCCGCCGCATGGAGGCCCGGTCCGTGCGGGCCTCCGCCGGCCTCTGGGACCTGCAGACCGGCAAGCTCCTGGAGGGCTACGAGACGGACCGCGCCCTGGTGCCGGCCTCCACCACGAAAGTGCTCTCCACCTATGCCCTGCTCAAGACCTGGAAGCCGGACTACGAGATCGAGACGGAGGTGTGGGGGGATCTGCGGGGCTCGACGGTGGCGGGGGACCTCGTCTTCAAGGGGGGCGGGGATCCCCTCCTCACGTCCGAGCGGATCTGGCTGCTGGCCGAGGAACTGAAGGCCCGGGGGGTCACCGCCGTGAAGGGCCGGGTGCGCCTGGACCAGTCCGCCTTCGACGACCAGCACTTCGGCAACGGGTGGGAGAACACCTCGGCCAACACCACCCCGCCGGTCCTGCCCCTCTCGGTGAACTTCAACCGGGACCGGGGGCGCATGGTGTCCGAGCCGGAGCGGTACGCCGCCGACACCCTCACGCGGATCCTCAGGCAGGACGGCATCGTCATCGAGGGCGCCGCGGCGGAGGCCGGGGAACCCCGCAAGCTCCTGGGCTTCCGCTCCCCGCCCCTGCGGGACATCGTGGGCGGCATCAACAAGTTCTCCAACAACTTCATGATCGAGATGCTGGTCAAGCGCTTCGGCGGGGGCACCTGGCCCCAGGGCGTGAGGCAGATCCAGGGCTTCTATTCGACCATGCTGGGCCTGGGCCCGGACAAGGTGGCCATCACCGACGGCTCGGGCCTGAGCAAGGAGAACCGCCTTTCGGCGCGCACCCTGGCCATCGTCCTGCGGGCCGCGTGGCACGACTTCGAGGTGGGCCCCGAGATGGTCGGCTCCCTCAAGATCATCGGCGGCGAGCCCTTCCGCCTCCACATCAAGGACGCCGCGCTGGCCCGGAGGATCCGGGTCAAGACCGGGCACCTCAACGGGGTCTGGAGCGCGTGCGGCTACCTGCAGACGCGGGACGGCAAGGGGCACGTGTTCGCCATCATCCTCAACGGCGACTGCGCGGAATCCGACGTGTGGGACCAGATACGCGCGTGGGCGGACTAG
- a CDS encoding type II secretion system protein: protein MARDTTRERGFILAMLLAIIVAMGILLTAALPSLKAEVQRDQEAELIFRGEAMAAGIRAYRAKTGGYPLSLEDLGKMRPPVVRRVYKDPMSREGDWDLITAVQAGASGDTTGLPIVGVKTKVQENSYRIYNGKTLTSDWAFSAAGNLLGVPGAPTAAGVLGAANDAAKKPDAPKTAGSANTGTNP, encoded by the coding sequence ATGGCACGCGACACCACGAGGGAACGGGGCTTCATCCTGGCCATGCTGCTGGCGATCATCGTGGCCATGGGGATCCTCCTCACCGCCGCCCTGCCCTCCCTCAAGGCCGAGGTCCAGCGGGACCAGGAGGCCGAGCTCATCTTCCGGGGCGAGGCCATGGCCGCGGGCATCCGCGCCTACCGGGCCAAGACCGGCGGCTACCCCCTCAGCCTCGAGGACCTGGGCAAGATGCGGCCCCCGGTGGTGCGCAGGGTCTACAAGGACCCCATGAGCCGGGAAGGGGACTGGGACCTCATCACCGCCGTCCAGGCCGGGGCCTCCGGGGACACCACGGGGCTGCCCATCGTGGGGGTGAAGACGAAGGTCCAGGAGAACAGCTACCGGATCTACAACGGCAAGACCCTCACGAGCGACTGGGCCTTCTCCGCGGCCGGGAACCTGCTCGGGGTGCCGGGGGCCCCCACGGCCGCCGGCGTCCTGGGGGCCGCCAACGATGCCGCCAAGAAGCCCGACGCGCCCAAGACCGCGGGGTCGGCGAACACCGGCACCAACCCGTAA
- a CDS encoding HD domain-containing phosphohydrolase, which yields MLPSLRSLSDPLIQRLAQLIYRCLEDLGSTKAALYLKDPATGSFDLVSHYGWPRTLPPPDRIAPQDPMLVLVARERRSLAVNDPRNYPELKPFGHGAAHVPRFYLSPIYDRGEWKALLLQRDPSKGGAYDPERQDAVVQTICTEIALALNAFPVPSPRPEPAQEAPAVDEVPALRVAAPPSGAMVQVEKPEASALPLEEMEAVIPEQQTFFWEAASLLCQMVPSAAVALWLNDALDARPLLIYSRLPLSADLKQQVVRQVLTQAPHVKETELRLLTRSEWMEREPVSGHFATLLPVLLEEEAGGENLLMLFRLEDRPFSMHEQDLVRQVSRMLGFYLQEAGLHERYHQAFLSVSHRILASAEGRIPSLKTHSINTAELSRDLARKVDLPTSAVEAVSISAILHDVGTLLLDYRVLDKPRLTAEELEKVRQHPLLASTFLKDLYFPFDVLHIIRHHHEHWDGGGYPDGLKGEAIPMGSRIIHLVEAYEMMISETPYRPAKTPVQAEAELERLAGVQFDPQLVTRLIQILKSRH from the coding sequence ATGCTGCCAAGCCTACGCAGTCTCAGCGATCCCCTCATCCAGCGGCTCGCCCAACTGATCTACCGTTGCCTGGAGGATCTGGGCAGCACGAAGGCCGCGCTCTACCTGAAGGACCCGGCCACCGGCTCCTTCGACCTGGTCAGCCACTACGGCTGGCCCCGCACCCTGCCGCCCCCGGATCGCATCGCGCCCCAGGACCCCATGCTGGTCCTGGTGGCCCGGGAACGCCGCAGCCTGGCGGTGAACGATCCCCGGAACTACCCGGAGCTCAAGCCCTTCGGCCACGGCGCCGCCCATGTGCCGCGGTTCTACCTTTCGCCCATCTACGACCGCGGCGAATGGAAGGCCCTGCTCCTCCAGCGGGACCCCTCCAAGGGCGGAGCCTACGACCCCGAGCGGCAGGACGCCGTGGTGCAGACCATCTGCACCGAGATCGCCCTGGCGCTCAATGCCTTTCCCGTCCCCTCCCCCCGGCCCGAACCCGCGCAGGAGGCCCCCGCGGTGGACGAGGTGCCGGCCCTTCGCGTCGCGGCGCCCCCATCCGGCGCCATGGTGCAGGTGGAGAAACCGGAGGCCTCGGCCCTTCCCCTGGAGGAGATGGAGGCCGTCATCCCGGAGCAGCAGACCTTCTTCTGGGAAGCCGCCAGCCTGCTCTGCCAGATGGTCCCCTCCGCCGCGGTGGCCCTGTGGCTCAATGACGCCCTGGACGCCCGGCCCCTGCTCATCTATAGCCGCCTGCCCCTTTCCGCGGACCTGAAGCAGCAGGTCGTTCGCCAGGTCCTGACCCAGGCGCCCCATGTGAAGGAAACGGAACTCCGGCTCCTGACCCGCTCGGAGTGGATGGAGCGGGAGCCCGTCTCCGGGCACTTCGCCACCCTCCTGCCCGTGCTGCTGGAGGAGGAGGCGGGCGGGGAAAACCTCCTCATGCTCTTCCGTCTGGAGGACCGCCCCTTCTCCATGCATGAGCAGGATCTCGTGCGCCAGGTCTCCCGGATGCTGGGCTTCTACCTCCAGGAAGCGGGCCTCCACGAGCGGTACCATCAGGCCTTCCTTTCCGTGAGCCACCGCATCCTGGCCTCCGCCGAGGGCCGGATCCCGTCGTTGAAGACCCATAGCATCAATACCGCCGAGCTCTCGCGGGACCTGGCCAGGAAGGTGGACCTGCCCACGTCCGCCGTGGAGGCCGTGAGCATCTCCGCCATCCTCCACGACGTGGGCACCCTCCTCCTGGACTACCGGGTGCTGGACAAGCCCCGGCTCACCGCCGAGGAGCTGGAGAAGGTGCGCCAGCACCCCCTCCTGGCCTCCACCTTCCTGAAGGACCTCTATTTCCCCTTTGACGTTCTACACATCATCCGCCACCACCACGAGCACTGGGACGGCGGCGGCTATCCGGACGGCCTGAAGGGCGAGGCCATCCCCATGGGCAGCCGCATCATCCATCTGGTGGAGGCCTACGAAATGATGATTTCCGAAACCCCCTACCGGCCGGCCAAGACCCCGGTCCAGGCGGAGGCGGAGCTGGAACGGCTGGCCGGCGTGCAATTCGACCCCCAGCTCGTGACCCGGCTCATCCAGATTCTCAAATCGCGGCACTAA
- a CDS encoding cold-shock protein, protein MSSGFVKSFSAQKGFGFITPDEGGPDIFVHHTSVQAGGFRTLDINARVQFEITQGARGPQAIMVSRA, encoded by the coding sequence ATGTCGTCTGGTTTCGTCAAGAGCTTCAGCGCCCAGAAGGGTTTCGGATTCATCACGCCCGACGAGGGGGGGCCGGACATCTTCGTCCACCACACCTCGGTGCAGGCGGGCGGCTTCAGGACCCTCGACATCAATGCGCGGGTCCAGTTCGAAATCACCCAGGGAGCCCGGGGGCCCCAGGCGATCATGGTGAGCCGGGCCTGA
- a CDS encoding cold-shock protein: protein MSEGTVKWFNAEKGFGFITPDGGGADLFVHHSAIQDRGFRTLTENQRVSFEVAQGQKGPQATNVVKL, encoded by the coding sequence ATGTCCGAAGGCACCGTCAAGTGGTTCAACGCTGAAAAGGGATTCGGCTTCATCACCCCCGATGGGGGTGGCGCCGATCTGTTCGTCCATCATTCCGCGATCCAGGATCGCGGCTTCCGCACCCTCACCGAGAACCAGCGGGTGAGTTTCGAGGTCGCGCAGGGCCAGAAGGGCCCCCAGGCCACCAACGTCGTCAAGCTGTAG
- a CDS encoding cold-shock protein translates to MAQGTVKWFNAEKGFGFITPDEGGADLFVHHTAIQDRGFRTLQENQRVSFDVAQGQKGPQATNVVKL, encoded by the coding sequence ATGGCTCAGGGCACCGTCAAGTGGTTCAACGCTGAAAAGGGCTTCGGTTTCATCACCCCCGATGAGGGTGGCGCCGATCTGTTCGTTCACCACACCGCCATCCAGGACCGGGGCTTCCGCACCCTCCAGGAGAACCAGCGTGTGAGCTTCGATGTCGCGCAGGGCCAGAAGGGGCCCCAGGCCACCAACGTCGTCAAGCTGTAG
- a CDS encoding SDR family NAD(P)-dependent oxidoreductase yields MRPDHPIALITGASSGFGEATARLLAAQGCHLALGARRVEKVRALAEELAARHGVRTFAGALDTRVTASVDRFVAEAAEALGGLHVVVANAGLARGTDRMDSVLEEDWQAMLHTNVEGVIRTLKATLPHVRKSGWGHYFTVGSTAGHWVYEGGGAYCASKHALKALTRTLRLELCGEPIRITEVDPGMAVTEFSLVRLRDTEKADSVYKGVEPLDANDVAECIRWSLTLPDHVNIDQIIVKCRDQASHNGTKIHRRA; encoded by the coding sequence ATGCGTCCTGACCATCCCATCGCCCTCATCACCGGCGCCTCCTCCGGGTTCGGGGAAGCAACTGCGCGCCTGCTCGCAGCCCAGGGCTGCCACCTGGCGCTGGGCGCGCGGCGCGTGGAGAAGGTGCGCGCCCTGGCCGAGGAACTGGCCGCCAGGCATGGGGTCCGGACCTTCGCCGGCGCCCTGGACACCCGGGTCACCGCCAGCGTCGACCGCTTCGTGGCCGAGGCGGCCGAGGCCCTGGGCGGGCTCCACGTGGTGGTGGCCAACGCCGGCCTCGCCCGGGGAACCGACCGCATGGACTCCGTCCTCGAGGAGGACTGGCAGGCCATGCTCCACACCAACGTGGAAGGCGTCATCCGCACCCTCAAGGCGACCCTCCCCCATGTCCGCAAGAGCGGCTGGGGACACTACTTCACCGTCGGGTCCACCGCCGGCCACTGGGTCTATGAAGGCGGCGGCGCCTACTGCGCCTCCAAGCACGCCCTCAAGGCCCTCACCCGCACCCTCCGCCTGGAGCTCTGCGGAGAACCCATCCGCATCACGGAGGTGGACCCCGGCATGGCCGTGACCGAGTTCTCCCTGGTGCGCCTGCGGGACACCGAGAAGGCCGACTCGGTCTACAAGGGCGTGGAGCCCCTGGATGCCAACGATGTGGCCGAGTGCATCCGCTGGTCCCTGACGCTCCCGGACCACGTGAACATCGACCAGATCATCGTCAAGTGCCGCGACCAGGCCAGCCACAACGGCACGAAGATCCACCGCCGCGCATAA